The following coding sequences lie in one Glycine soja cultivar W05 chromosome 16, ASM419377v2, whole genome shotgun sequence genomic window:
- the LOC114389910 gene encoding guanosine deaminase-like, whose protein sequence is MTPQIMSFGIANIIHKQITSDWHSLCFEHTLPHPCMGKSSNNWLQHPLISWSAEIWGKEVRTADINPSFCNGWMLLWGNELVFDACRYFLMESGFALFVAFLINVAVVSVSGTVCSADNLSAENVDHCSDLTLNSAYFLLKACEKLNQIELSDCEIYASCEPCPMCFGAIHLSGVKRLVYGAKAEAAIAIGFDDFISDALRGTGFYLKAQLEIERADGKAANLLKKFNQFNT, encoded by the exons ATGACTCCTCAAATCATGAG CTTTGGAATTGCTAATATTATTCATAAGCAAATAACAAG TGATTGGCACAGCCTTTGCTTTGAACATACTCTTCCACATCCCTGTATGGGCAAGAGTTCTAATAACTGGTTGCAGCACCCTCTTATTTCTTGGTCTGCAGAGATTTGGG GTAAGGAAGTTAGAACTGCTGATATCAATCCTAGTTTTTGTAATGGCTGGATGCTTCTTTGGGGAAACGAGCTAGTTTTT GATGCATGTAGATACTTTCTCATGGAAAGTGGATTCGCACTGTTTGTGGCATTTCTAATCAATGTTGCAGTGGTTTCTGTGTCCGGAACGGTTTGCTCTGCCGACAATCTTTCTGCAGAAAATGTTGATCATTGCAGCGATCTTACCCTTAACTCTGCTTACTTCCTTCTCAAG GCTTGTGAAAAGTTAAACCAGATAGAACTTTCAGACTGTGAAATATATGCTTCTTGTGAACCTTGCCCTATGTGCTTTGGAGCAATTCACCTCTCAGGAGTTAAG AGGTTGGTTTATGGAGCAAAGGCAGAGGCTGCAATTGCTATTGGATTCGATGACTTCATTTCAGATGCATTGCGAGGCACTGGATTCTACCTGAAAGCACAATTGGAGATTGAAAGGGCTGATGGCAAAGCGGCAAATTTGCTAAAGAagtttaatcaatttaatacttaa
- the LOC114389238 gene encoding uncharacterized protein LOC114389238: MDAISTLPRTTTHQPVRSISLPTRVQPSSQRVEALLNHKPHTCLEAETIQSDLAALAELYNCMEELFHSPQTQQALLHYQNGKLVEEALCGSVTLLDACGTARDLLLSLKEHVQTLQSAMRRRRGDSSIENSICEYNGFRKKAKKEIATQLGAMKRMENKVNTCSLMGQSQDQHLIFLARVLREASTITISIFRSLLLFLSMPGLRTKGTSLISKLKPMRLFSSEKEQKNTNVVDLSAMCSLLGRDAKVEVQSALKVLETLNVSIDGLDCGLDCIFRRIVQNRVSFLNMLAH, translated from the coding sequence atggacgcTATTTCTACATTGCCAAGAACTACTACTCATCAACCAGTAAGGTCCATTAGTTTGCCAACAAGAGTGCAGCCTTCTTCTCAAAGAGTTGAAGCACTTTTGAACCATAAGCCTCACACATGTTTGGAAGCAGAGACGATTCAAAGCGATTTGGCTGCGCTTGCTGAGTTGTACAACTGCATGGAGGAACTCTTCCATTCTCCACAGACCCAACAAGCACTTTTGCACTACCAAAATGGGAAACTAGTGGAAGAGGCATTGTGTGGCTCGGTGACACTCCTAGATGCATGTGGCACAGCGAGGGATTTATTGTTGTCTCTAAAAGAACATGTGCAAACTCTTCAATCCGCCATGCGCAGAAGAAGAGGAGATTCAAGCATCGAAAACAGCATTTGTGAGTATAATGGCTTCAGGAAGAAGGCCAAGAAGGAAATTGCGACGCAACTAGGGGCAATGAAGAGAATGGAGAACAAAGTTAATACTTGTTCTCTAATGGGTCAGTCTCAAGATCAGCATTTGATATTCCTAGCAAGAGTTCTAAGAGAAGCAAGCACCATCACTATCTCTATATTTCGTTCTCTTTTGTTGTTTCTATCAATGCCAGGACTCAGAACAAAAGGGACCTCCTTGATCTCAAAGCTAAAGCCAATGCGATTGTTTTCTTCAGAGAAAGAGCAGAAGAACACTAATGTTGTGGACCTTAGTGCTATGTGCTCCCTCCTTGGAAGAGATGCCAAGGTTGAAGTTCAAAGTGCTCTAAAAGTGTTAGAGACATTGAATGTTAGCATTGATGGTCTTGACTGTGGATTAGATTGCATTTTCAGACGTATAGTTCAAAATAGAGTGTCATTTCTTAATATGCTTGCTCATTAG